One stretch of Alcaligenes aquatilis DNA includes these proteins:
- the recJ gene encoding single-stranded-DNA-specific exonuclease RecJ, with product MVTPILKNRPAQEAASQALKQAGIHDLMARLLASRGVTDAAQIDPAWRNMIPPNMLTQAREAAVLLADAIARRDRMLIIADYDCDGATACAVGLRALRSMGAVVDFLVPNRFETGYGLSPAVVELAEQHPSGKPDLLITVDNGIASIDGVEAAHMAGMKVLVTDHHLPGDELPDALAIVNPNQPGCEFPSKNLAGVGVIFYLMLALRAELRQRGVYEANAGPRLNELADLVALGTVADVVSLDANNRLIVTQGLERMRKGQMQAGLRALFQVAGRDPRQASAFDLGFALGPRINAAGRLADMALGIRCLITDDEDEAADLARELEEMNQDRRSIEQSMREEALRAAELAEPDTSATVCVFHPEWHQGIVGLVASRLKEKYWRPTLAFAQGDEGEIKGSGRSIPDVHLRDALDLVSKRYPGLILKFGGHAMAAGLTIEEDNYDVFVQAFEEAVQELTGRFQFDPIIETDGSLEPEHINITVAGILQKQVWGAGFPAPVFRDRFFVRQQRLLKNKHLKLSLERNGEYFDAIWFNRDTLLPEHIEAAYRLDQNEWNGNVSVQFIIEFAQGQD from the coding sequence GTGGTCACCCCTATCCTGAAAAACCGTCCCGCCCAAGAAGCCGCCAGCCAAGCCCTGAAGCAGGCCGGGATTCACGATTTAATGGCCCGCTTGCTGGCCTCTCGGGGTGTGACCGATGCCGCCCAGATCGATCCGGCCTGGCGCAACATGATTCCGCCCAATATGCTGACCCAGGCGCGTGAAGCGGCCGTCTTGCTGGCCGATGCCATTGCCCGTCGGGATCGCATGCTGATCATTGCCGACTACGACTGTGACGGCGCTACCGCCTGTGCCGTGGGCCTGCGTGCACTTCGCAGCATGGGCGCTGTCGTGGACTTTCTGGTGCCAAACCGCTTTGAAACCGGCTATGGCTTATCACCCGCCGTGGTGGAGCTGGCTGAGCAACACCCCTCGGGCAAGCCGGATCTGCTGATTACGGTGGATAACGGCATTGCCAGTATTGATGGCGTGGAAGCCGCCCATATGGCGGGTATGAAAGTTCTGGTCACAGACCATCACTTGCCTGGTGATGAATTGCCCGATGCTCTGGCGATTGTGAACCCCAATCAGCCCGGCTGTGAATTCCCCTCCAAGAACCTGGCCGGTGTGGGCGTTATTTTTTACCTGATGCTGGCTTTGCGTGCCGAGCTGCGCCAGCGCGGAGTGTATGAAGCCAACGCCGGCCCACGCCTGAACGAGCTGGCTGATCTGGTCGCCCTGGGTACTGTGGCCGATGTGGTCAGCCTGGATGCCAACAACCGCCTGATCGTCACTCAAGGGCTGGAGCGCATGCGCAAGGGCCAGATGCAAGCCGGACTGCGCGCCCTGTTCCAGGTTGCAGGCCGCGATCCGCGTCAGGCCAGTGCCTTTGATCTGGGTTTTGCCTTGGGCCCACGCATCAACGCCGCTGGTCGACTGGCCGATATGGCCTTGGGCATACGCTGCCTGATCACGGACGACGAGGATGAAGCCGCCGATCTGGCCCGCGAACTGGAAGAAATGAACCAGGATCGCCGCTCGATTGAGCAGTCCATGCGCGAAGAGGCGCTACGCGCGGCCGAGCTGGCTGAACCGGACACCAGTGCCACGGTGTGCGTGTTTCACCCGGAATGGCACCAAGGCATCGTCGGACTGGTCGCCTCACGTCTGAAAGAAAAGTATTGGCGCCCTACCCTGGCCTTTGCCCAAGGTGACGAAGGCGAGATCAAAGGTTCGGGCCGTTCTATTCCCGACGTGCATCTGCGCGATGCGCTGGACTTGGTCTCCAAACGCTATCCCGGTCTGATTCTGAAGTTTGGTGGTCACGCCATGGCAGCCGGCCTGACCATTGAAGAGGACAATTACGATGTATTCGTGCAGGCTTTTGAGGAAGCAGTGCAGGAACTGACAGGCCGCTTTCAATTTGACCCTATCATCGAAACCGACGGTTCGCTGGAACCTGAACACATCAATATTACGGTGGCGGGCATATTGCAAAAACAAGTCTGGGGTGCAGGTTTTCCAGCGCCAGTATTCCGTGACCGGTTCTTTGTGCGCCAGCAGCGCCTGCTGAAAAACAAGCATTTGAAACTGAGCCTGGAGCGTAACGGCGAATACTTCGATGCCATTTGGTTCAATCGCGATACCTTGCTGCCCGAGCATATCGAGGCGGCTTATCGTCTGGATCAGAACGAATGGAATGGAAACGTCAGCGTGCAATTCATTATTGAATTTGCTCAGGGACAAGACTAG
- a CDS encoding lipoprotein-releasing ABC transporter permease subunit: MGYEFWIGARYAGLAKGRKRRGGRKDRFVSFIAGSSMAGIALGVAALIVVLSVMNGFQTQVRDRMLSVLPHIELIVRNADHQQVLNEWKTLAQNAQTNPAVVGSAPYVAGQGMLVRSNQLMGVQVRGIEPDQESKVSELAQQMVVGRLESLQPGTFGIVLGEQLANQLRVNMGDTVMLMAPQGSISPAGFSPRMRQFTVSGVFSSGYYEYDASLAFVNVEDASKIFRDSGNSGVRLRIKDMQQAPMVAQELASKMPRNVLVSDWTANNRTWFAAVQTEKRMMFLILALIVAVAAFNLLSSLVMAVKDKQSDIAILRTIGATPSEIARIFLVQGALIGVVGTLLGVGLGTLIAYNIDVIVPFIENLMGRKFLPQQIYFISELPSNPQVYDIVLIAIVSLVLSFLATLYPSWRASKLQPAQVLRHD; this comes from the coding sequence ATGGGATACGAATTTTGGATTGGGGCGCGGTATGCCGGCCTGGCTAAGGGCCGCAAACGGCGTGGGGGACGAAAAGACCGTTTCGTCTCCTTTATTGCGGGTAGCTCAATGGCGGGGATTGCCTTAGGTGTTGCCGCGCTGATTGTGGTGCTGTCTGTCATGAACGGTTTTCAGACTCAGGTGCGCGATCGCATGCTGTCGGTCTTGCCGCATATTGAATTGATTGTGCGCAATGCAGACCATCAACAAGTGTTGAATGAATGGAAAACGCTGGCCCAAAACGCCCAGACCAATCCGGCGGTGGTGGGCTCGGCCCCTTATGTGGCCGGGCAGGGCATGCTGGTGCGCAGCAATCAATTGATGGGTGTGCAGGTCCGTGGCATTGAGCCTGACCAGGAAAGCAAGGTGTCCGAGCTGGCCCAGCAAATGGTGGTGGGCAGACTTGAAAGTCTGCAGCCAGGCACGTTCGGCATTGTGTTGGGAGAGCAGTTGGCCAATCAGTTGCGTGTCAACATGGGCGATACGGTCATGCTGATGGCTCCGCAAGGATCGATCTCACCGGCCGGTTTTTCGCCCCGCATGCGCCAGTTCACGGTAAGCGGCGTGTTTTCTTCCGGCTATTACGAATACGATGCCAGCCTGGCTTTTGTAAACGTGGAAGACGCTTCCAAGATTTTCCGCGACAGCGGCAATAGCGGCGTGCGTCTGCGTATCAAAGACATGCAGCAGGCGCCGATGGTGGCTCAGGAGTTGGCCAGCAAAATGCCGCGTAACGTGCTGGTGTCCGACTGGACAGCCAATAATCGCACCTGGTTTGCTGCCGTTCAAACTGAAAAACGCATGATGTTTCTGATCCTGGCGCTGATTGTGGCCGTGGCCGCGTTCAACCTGCTGTCCTCGCTGGTGATGGCGGTAAAAGACAAACAGTCGGATATTGCGATTTTGCGCACGATTGGTGCTACCCCCAGTGAGATTGCCCGTATTTTTCTGGTGCAAGGGGCCTTGATTGGTGTGGTGGGCACCTTGCTGGGCGTCGGTTTGGGCACCTTGATTGCCTACAATATTGACGTCATCGTGCCCTTTATTGAAAACCTGATGGGCCGTAAATTCCTGCCTCAGCAGATCTACTTCATCAGCGAGCTGCCGTCCAATCCGCAGGTCTACGACATTGTGCTGATTGCCATCGTTTCTTTGGTTCTGTCCTTTCTGGCCACGCTGTACCCAAGCTGGCGTGCGTCCAAGCTTCAACCTGCACAGGTACTGCGCCATGACTGA
- a CDS encoding ABC transporter ATP-binding protein translates to MTDLIAPTVLRARDVSVQYEEGGNTIHVLSGVNLEVCRGEMVAIIGASGSGKSTLLHALGLLDKPNTGSIEVNGTQTESLNESERSHLRNKVLGFVYQFHHLLPEFDALDNVAMPLIVRRMKRADAREQAQQFLEQVGLSQRVHHYPGQLSGGERQRVALARALVTRPACVLADEPTGNLDRYTAEGMFELLSRVNEEFGTAFVIVTHDQALASLAHRQLVMDKGYLTQEIKADRRS, encoded by the coding sequence ATGACTGATCTTATCGCTCCAACCGTCTTGCGCGCCCGTGATGTCAGCGTCCAGTACGAGGAAGGCGGCAACACCATCCACGTGCTTTCCGGGGTAAATCTGGAAGTGTGCCGTGGCGAGATGGTGGCCATTATTGGTGCTTCCGGCTCGGGTAAAAGTACCTTGCTGCATGCGTTGGGTCTGCTGGACAAACCCAATACAGGCAGCATCGAGGTCAACGGCACCCAGACGGAAAGCTTGAATGAAAGCGAGCGCAGTCACTTGCGCAACAAAGTGTTGGGCTTTGTGTACCAGTTCCACCACCTGTTGCCTGAGTTTGATGCGCTCGATAATGTGGCCATGCCTTTGATCGTGCGCCGCATGAAGCGTGCAGACGCACGCGAACAGGCCCAGCAATTTTTGGAGCAAGTGGGTTTGTCGCAGCGTGTGCATCATTATCCGGGCCAATTGTCTGGGGGCGAACGCCAGCGGGTTGCCTTGGCGCGTGCTTTGGTGACACGACCTGCCTGCGTGCTGGCCGATGAGCCTACCGGTAATCTGGATCGTTACACCGCTGAGGGCATGTTTGAGCTGTTAAGCCGGGTTAATGAAGAGTTCGGCACGGCGTTTGTCATCGTGACCCATGACCAGGCCTTGGCTTCTTTGGCCCATCGTCAATTGGTCATGGACAAGGGTTACCTGACTCAGGAAATCAAGGCCGATCGTCGGTCTTGA
- a CDS encoding TatD family hydrolase: protein MLIDTHCHLDAPEFAQDREQVIERARAAGVCSIVVPSVGVFDFQAARETAMAAPGGVYALGIHPLFTPKAGAADLEALEQEIQRRLDDPRFVALGEIGLDYFVPELKTDQASRHQEWLYEAQLAMAQRYGLPVLLHVRRSQDRVLKYLRQFPGVGGIAHAFNGSEQQAQMFVRQGCALGFGGAMTFGRAKQIRRLAQDMSLADMVLETDAPDLAPSWLVEPGTPLASVRNEPAEVKGIAESLALLRGMDVADVIAQTGATARRVLPRLDAFLASQGL, encoded by the coding sequence ATGCTTATCGATACGCACTGCCATCTGGATGCTCCCGAGTTTGCTCAAGACCGAGAGCAGGTCATTGAGCGTGCCCGTGCGGCGGGCGTCTGTTCGATTGTGGTGCCTTCCGTAGGGGTATTCGATTTTCAGGCCGCCCGCGAGACAGCCATGGCGGCGCCCGGTGGTGTGTATGCCTTGGGTATTCATCCCCTGTTTACACCTAAAGCGGGGGCAGCGGATCTGGAAGCCCTGGAGCAGGAAATCCAGCGGCGTCTGGATGATCCGCGTTTTGTTGCTCTGGGTGAAATCGGTCTGGATTACTTTGTGCCAGAGCTGAAAACCGATCAGGCCAGCCGTCATCAGGAATGGTTGTATGAAGCCCAATTGGCCATGGCGCAACGCTATGGCCTGCCTGTACTTCTGCATGTACGCCGCTCCCAGGATAGGGTATTGAAATATCTGCGGCAGTTTCCGGGAGTAGGCGGAATCGCTCATGCGTTTAACGGGAGCGAGCAGCAGGCGCAGATGTTTGTACGTCAGGGCTGTGCCTTGGGTTTTGGCGGGGCCATGACCTTTGGCCGGGCCAAGCAGATTCGCCGTCTGGCGCAGGACATGAGCCTGGCTGATATGGTGCTGGAGACCGATGCGCCGGATCTGGCGCCGTCCTGGCTGGTGGAGCCGGGAACGCCGCTGGCTTCGGTTCGTAATGAGCCGGCTGAAGTGAAGGGTATCGCGGAAAGTCTGGCGCTACTGAGAGGGATGGACGTGGCCGACGTTATTGCCCAGACCGGGGCGACAGCACGACGAGTCTTGCCACGACTGGATGCGTTTTTAGCTAGCCAAGGGCTTTAA
- a CDS encoding DNA internalization-related competence protein ComEC/Rec2 — MSLLLAQRFSFFYVLVFACVGAGYSVWHIQDRLAQFVPAADINKVSRVELEIQSLIQAGSNYRQFQAKVLRSQPPGLPEQILVRWTAAQGHRSLYREPPVQHFPELMPGQRWRMSLLVRPPQGARNPHGFDAERHAMIQGWRAVGSVRGQPERLAFDPAQSWSTWTQRLRHHLRGTLGPYVQERRWGGVMLALSLGDQASIAPSDWLIFNRTGLTHLVSISGTHVTFLAVLLAAVVSWCWRRLRWGRWVLAQQIPAPVAATYIGIAAAGAYCVIAGWGVPAQRTFLMLLVLGVCRIRGLHLGASRTLLIAALCVVLHDPWSGLTTGFYLSFAAVSVLFAFGYLMGQVPQPGSWWQRWGRRIWVATQLQVLITLALLPALAPLFHEISLASLPANAYAITLIGSIVTPLVLLLLLLAALQAPPTWCESVAYFAHAVLDFTMQPTVWLAEHSLASVPVPAQHWAWTVLALLGVLLMLLPKGFVSRLSGLSLLLPALTLRPSLLQEGDWDLFALDVGQGSAVVLRTRSQVLLFDVGNRYGPDSDEGKRSIAPWLKAKGIGRVDTLVLSHADMDHVGGARSVLAAVPVGRSYSSFDLDAHLSREERLLSVPAGSSMRPQQALRCEQDVSWEVDGVRFRFWWPPADEASFKAAYGREEDKNAISCVLEVQGHRHSALLLGDAGVAQEQAIVAAGLGPIDVVVVGHHGSRTSSGAHFVKQMQAGLAIAQLGWWNRFNHPYPLVQARWERSGALFLRTDQWGALTVESRPSALYYFGERDRYARYWQSPVPP; from the coding sequence TTGAGCCTTTTGCTGGCCCAGCGTTTTTCTTTTTTCTACGTGTTGGTCTTCGCCTGTGTGGGGGCAGGCTATAGCGTTTGGCATATACAAGATCGACTTGCTCAATTTGTCCCGGCAGCGGATATCAATAAAGTCAGCCGGGTAGAGCTGGAAATTCAGTCCTTGATACAGGCCGGATCGAACTACCGACAGTTTCAGGCCAAGGTCTTGCGCTCTCAGCCCCCCGGTCTGCCCGAGCAGATTCTGGTTCGCTGGACTGCGGCTCAAGGTCATCGGTCCTTATACCGCGAACCGCCTGTGCAGCACTTTCCGGAGTTGATGCCCGGTCAACGCTGGCGTATGTCTTTATTAGTACGCCCGCCTCAAGGGGCGCGCAATCCCCATGGATTTGATGCGGAACGTCATGCCATGATTCAGGGCTGGCGGGCGGTGGGCAGTGTGCGAGGTCAGCCCGAACGCTTGGCCTTTGATCCGGCGCAGTCCTGGTCCACCTGGACGCAGCGCCTGCGTCACCATTTGCGCGGCACGTTGGGGCCCTATGTGCAAGAACGGCGCTGGGGCGGGGTGATGCTGGCCTTGTCTTTGGGTGACCAGGCCAGTATTGCCCCGTCGGATTGGCTGATCTTCAATCGCACTGGGCTGACGCATTTGGTGTCCATCAGCGGCACGCACGTAACGTTCCTGGCCGTGTTGCTGGCTGCGGTCGTGTCCTGGTGCTGGCGACGGCTTCGTTGGGGGCGCTGGGTATTGGCCCAACAGATACCCGCTCCAGTTGCCGCCACTTACATAGGTATTGCTGCAGCGGGCGCGTATTGCGTGATAGCGGGCTGGGGCGTCCCCGCGCAGCGTACGTTTTTGATGTTGCTGGTGCTGGGCGTCTGCCGTATTCGGGGATTGCATTTGGGAGCCAGCCGTACCTTGCTGATTGCCGCCCTTTGTGTGGTTTTGCACGATCCGTGGTCGGGGTTGACCACGGGTTTTTATCTTTCTTTCGCCGCTGTTTCCGTGCTGTTTGCTTTTGGCTATTTGATGGGGCAAGTGCCGCAGCCGGGATCGTGGTGGCAGCGCTGGGGGCGGCGAATCTGGGTTGCGACGCAACTGCAAGTGCTGATCACTTTAGCTTTATTGCCAGCACTGGCGCCCTTGTTTCATGAGATTTCGTTAGCCTCCTTGCCTGCGAACGCCTACGCCATCACCTTGATTGGTTCGATTGTGACGCCTTTGGTGCTGCTCTTGTTGCTTCTGGCGGCGCTGCAGGCCCCGCCGACCTGGTGCGAATCTGTCGCCTATTTTGCTCATGCGGTGTTGGACTTCACCATGCAGCCTACGGTCTGGTTGGCCGAGCACAGTCTTGCCAGCGTGCCCGTGCCTGCCCAGCATTGGGCGTGGACGGTTCTGGCTTTGCTGGGGGTCTTGTTGATGCTCTTGCCTAAAGGTTTCGTGTCCCGTTTGAGCGGCTTGTCTTTGTTGTTGCCCGCACTGACCTTACGCCCCTCCTTGTTACAGGAAGGGGATTGGGACCTGTTCGCCTTGGATGTCGGCCAAGGCAGTGCCGTGGTGCTGCGTACTCGAAGTCAGGTGTTGTTATTTGATGTTGGAAACCGCTATGGCCCCGATTCTGATGAGGGCAAGCGCAGCATTGCGCCTTGGTTGAAGGCCAAGGGAATAGGGCGGGTAGACACGCTGGTACTGTCTCATGCGGATATGGACCATGTGGGTGGAGCGCGCAGCGTATTAGCGGCGGTGCCGGTTGGTCGCTCCTATAGCAGCTTTGACCTGGACGCTCATTTGAGTCGGGAGGAGCGTTTACTGAGTGTGCCTGCTGGCTCCTCTATGCGCCCGCAGCAGGCCTTGCGTTGCGAGCAGGATGTGAGCTGGGAGGTAGACGGTGTACGTTTCCGGTTCTGGTGGCCGCCTGCTGACGAGGCCAGTTTCAAGGCTGCCTATGGGCGCGAGGAAGACAAAAACGCCATTAGCTGTGTGCTGGAGGTCCAGGGCCACAGACACAGTGCCTTGCTGTTGGGCGATGCGGGCGTGGCACAGGAACAGGCCATTGTGGCGGCGGGTTTGGGACCTATTGATGTCGTGGTGGTCGGGCATCATGGGTCCCGCACGTCCTCGGGGGCGCATTTCGTCAAACAGATGCAGGCCGGGTTGGCGATTGCTCAATTGGGTTGGTGGAACCGCTTTAACCATCCGTATCCGTTGGTACAAGCGCGTTGGGAACGGTCCGGCGCTTTATTCTTGCGTACTGATCAATGGGGTGCCCTGACGGTGGAGTCGCGCCCCTCGGCGCTCTATTATTTTGGAGAGCGTGATCGCTATGCTCGCTACTGGCAATCTCCTGTGCCACCCTGA
- a CDS encoding alpha/beta fold hydrolase — protein MCASASGTHRMAYWEWGDPSNDHVLMCVHGLTRTGRDFDQLAQRLSKRYRVVAPDIVGRGRSDWLIDPTAYAIPQYVADMLVLIARLQPTRLDWVGTSMGGLIALGLHGAQTMSALLRPARPGPGLGTEPLTLPLGRVVLNDVGPVLDMTGLQRISEYVGQSVLFDTFEQAVEYVRSVSASFGEHSAQEWAEMSRHVFVEHEGKWRRHYDLRLSLAFAHQADVDLDAAQALLWGAYESLPDKVLIVRGQQSDLLKPEVVQDMLQRNPNSQLVTIPNVGHAPMLRNAEQIDPIDYFLAG, from the coding sequence ATGTGTGCCAGTGCCTCGGGTACGCACCGTATGGCGTACTGGGAGTGGGGCGATCCAAGTAACGACCACGTCTTGATGTGCGTGCATGGTTTGACGCGCACGGGCCGGGATTTTGATCAATTGGCCCAGCGTCTGTCTAAACGCTACCGCGTAGTAGCCCCCGATATTGTCGGGCGTGGTCGCTCGGATTGGCTGATTGACCCGACCGCTTACGCTATCCCCCAATACGTCGCCGACATGTTGGTGCTGATTGCCCGTTTGCAACCGACGCGACTGGATTGGGTGGGCACGTCCATGGGCGGTTTGATTGCCCTGGGCTTACACGGAGCGCAAACGATGTCGGCCTTGTTGCGTCCGGCTCGCCCCGGCCCCGGTCTGGGTACCGAGCCACTGACATTGCCCTTGGGTCGAGTCGTTCTGAACGATGTAGGCCCGGTGCTGGATATGACAGGCTTGCAACGCATTAGTGAGTACGTCGGTCAGTCCGTGCTGTTTGATACGTTCGAGCAGGCGGTGGAGTATGTACGCTCTGTTTCGGCTTCCTTTGGCGAGCATTCGGCCCAAGAGTGGGCGGAAATGTCCCGCCATGTGTTTGTGGAGCATGAAGGCAAATGGCGCCGCCATTACGACTTGCGCCTGTCGCTTGCCTTTGCTCACCAGGCGGACGTGGATTTGGACGCGGCACAGGCTTTATTGTGGGGCGCTTATGAAAGTTTGCCTGACAAGGTTCTGATCGTACGCGGCCAACAGTCCGATCTTTTGAAACCGGAAGTGGTACAGGACATGTTGCAGCGCAATCCCAATTCGCAACTGGTGACCATTCCCAATGTGGGGCATGCGCCCATGCTGCGCAATGCCGAGCAAATCGACCCCATCGACTATTTTCTTGCTGGATAG
- a CDS encoding PHP domain-containing protein — MSVQARLPVDLHCHSIYSDGVLSPAELAARAHANGVKLWALTDHDEIGGLKLARHYAEELGMCFVDGVEISVTWANKTIHIVGLGVDPDHSALQQALHDVRAGRGQRARQMGERLANLGFPDAYEGAVPFAANPELISRTHFARFLVQKGYCADMNEAFRRYLADGKPAAVETVWARLEEAVGWIRESGGKAIIAHPARYELDDTRSHALYAQFLELGGVGIEVLTGSHTPQEYSVYTQVARRYGFEVSCGSDFHGPNEGRVDLGGLPPLPSGLKPVWQEWL, encoded by the coding sequence ATGAGTGTTCAGGCCCGCTTGCCCGTTGATTTGCATTGCCATTCCATTTATTCAGATGGTGTGCTCAGCCCGGCGGAGCTAGCCGCGCGTGCGCATGCTAACGGTGTGAAACTGTGGGCCCTGACGGATCATGACGAAATCGGTGGCTTGAAACTGGCCCGGCACTATGCCGAGGAACTGGGCATGTGTTTTGTGGATGGGGTGGAAATCTCCGTCACTTGGGCAAATAAGACCATTCATATTGTGGGTTTGGGGGTGGACCCCGATCATTCTGCCTTACAGCAGGCGCTGCATGATGTGCGTGCTGGCCGTGGACAGCGCGCGCGTCAAATGGGTGAGCGCCTGGCAAATCTGGGTTTCCCCGATGCCTATGAAGGGGCCGTCCCATTTGCGGCCAACCCTGAATTGATCAGCCGTACGCACTTTGCCCGTTTCCTGGTGCAGAAAGGATATTGCGCTGATATGAATGAAGCCTTTCGCCGCTATCTGGCAGATGGCAAGCCCGCCGCAGTAGAAACGGTCTGGGCCAGGCTGGAAGAGGCGGTGGGCTGGATACGCGAGTCTGGCGGCAAGGCCATTATTGCTCACCCCGCACGGTATGAATTGGACGATACCCGCAGTCATGCCTTATATGCCCAGTTTCTAGAACTGGGCGGCGTGGGTATTGAGGTGCTGACGGGCAGCCACACACCGCAGGAATACAGCGTGTATACCCAGGTAGCACGTCGCTATGGTTTTGAAGTGTCCTGTGGGTCGGATTTTCATGGTCCCAACGAAGGGCGTGTGGATTTAGGCGGTCTACCACCTTTGCCCTCGGGGTTGAAACCCGTTTGGCAGGAGTGGCTCTAG
- the greB gene encoding transcription elongation factor GreB, protein MNKAFVKESDQDDDDDLDSPASALPSGTKNYMTVLGYRRLRGELTHLMNKERPEVVQIVSWAASNGDRSENGDYLYGKKRLREIDRRIRFLTKRLEIAEVVDPGLQPNPDQVFFGATVVYSDSQGEEFTITIVGVDEAEPLQGRISWISPVARALIKAREGDTVVLRTPAGKEELDILEVSYPEPAPAPDLDGDSPI, encoded by the coding sequence ATGAATAAAGCCTTTGTGAAAGAGTCCGATCAGGACGATGACGACGATCTGGACTCCCCGGCCAGTGCGTTGCCCAGTGGCACCAAGAATTACATGACAGTCTTGGGCTACCGCCGCTTGCGTGGCGAACTGACGCATTTAATGAACAAAGAACGTCCCGAAGTGGTGCAGATTGTCTCGTGGGCGGCCTCCAACGGTGACCGTTCCGAAAACGGCGATTACCTGTACGGCAAAAAGCGCCTGCGGGAAATTGACCGCCGTATCCGTTTCTTGACCAAGCGTCTGGAAATTGCCGAGGTGGTCGATCCCGGCTTGCAGCCCAATCCTGATCAGGTGTTTTTTGGCGCAACGGTTGTTTATAGCGATAGTCAGGGCGAAGAGTTCACCATCACCATTGTGGGGGTGGACGAGGCCGAGCCGCTGCAAGGCCGGATCAGTTGGATTTCTCCGGTGGCCCGCGCTCTGATCAAAGCGCGTGAAGGCGACACCGTGGTGCTGCGTACCCCGGCTGGCAAGGAAGAGCTGGATATTCTGGAAGTGTCCTATCCCGAGCCTGCGCCAGCCCCTGATCTGGATGGAGACAGCCCGATTTGA